In Paenibacillus dendritiformis, the DNA window GGCCCGATATTAACCGGAGCGGACTCGGGTTCCATGCGGAAGAGGATGGAATACGCTGCGGGCTGGATGCCGTTCACGGATCAGGGCCGGAATCGGTGATCGCGCTGCTTCGTTCACGCCGCCGAAGCGGGGTATTTCGCACCTTTCCCGAATGGGTGGAGCGGATGACAGCAAGCCGGATCAGGAGACCGGTGCTCGAAGCCTGGATCGCCGCAGGCGCCTGCGATTGTTTTAGCCTTCCCCGCAGGGAGATGATCTGCGATGTGCACGAATTGCCGCATGCTTCAGGCATCAATGCTGCGGCCGCAGAGATTCCCGATTTTACCGAGGCGGAAAAAAGAAAGATGGAAAAAGCGCTGCTTGGCTTTTCCTTGCGGCCATCTGCATCGAGAAAATGGAATGAGTTTGTGCAGCGCTTCAATATTGTTCCGATCCGGGCGCTATCCGAATACGGCGATAACGCGCGTGTCCGCATCTGCGGAACTGTCATCCACAGCCGTCGGTATCCGACCCAATCCGGCGAATACGTGCTTATGCTCGTCCTCCAGGATGACACGGATATGATCGAGGTCGTGCTGTATCCTTCAACGTACGAGTCTTTTTTATACGAATTGAATCCGAAGGGCATATTATTGGAAGGCGATGTCCGGAAGCAAAACGGACAGGCGCGCGTCGTAGCGGACAAAATCAAGGCGCTTGGAGGATAATTATGCTGCTCATCGGAACGGCTGGCTACAGCTATGAGGATTGGAACGGGGTCTATTACCCGGAAGGCCTGGATAAAAAGGAACGGCTCTCTTTTTACGCCCGGGAGTTTCCGTTTACCGAGGTGAACTCATCGTTTTACGCAATGCCCAACCGGTTTATGCTCTACCATATGCGGGAGAAAACGCCCGATCACTTCCAGTTCGTTATCAAGGCATACCGCGGAATGACACATAAACGGGAGGATAACGAACAACATTTTCACGACTTTAAGGAAGCGCTGAAGCCGTTAATCGAGGTTGGCAAGCTGGGATGCGTTCTTGCCCAGTTCCCTACCAGCTTCCGGAACCGGGATGAGAACCGGGATTATTTGAAGGAATTCAAGGAATTGATGGGCGACATTCCGGTCGTGGTCGAGTTTCGGCATGAGGAATGGATCGACGAACGGATTTTCGATCTGCTGGAGGAAGAGCAATTGGGTTATGTCTGCGTGGACGAGCCGCAGTTCAAAACGCTCGTTCCGCCGATCATCAGGGCCACCGGCCCAATCGGTTATATCCGGTTCCACGGTCGGAATTATAAAAAATGGTGGCATCACAAAGAGACGCATGAACGGTATGACTATTTGTATAACGAGAATGAGCTTGCGGATTGGGTTCCGAATATTCGCAAGCTTGCCGAGCGAACGGAAAAGACATTCGTCAGCATGAACAACCATTACCGGGCGCAGGCGGTCATCAACGGACGGATGCTGCGCGACATGCTGAAGGAGGAGGTCGTTCCCACATGATCTCTGGAAGCGTCTTGCCGGAAGAACTGCAAGCGATCGGGAATCTGGATGCGTTGCATGCCATCTGTGAGCGCGTGTTTGTGCCGGAGCCCGGAGAGCGGCTTGTATTCGGCGAAGGACCGGAGCATGCCCGTCTCTTCCTGCTTGGAGAGGCCCCCGGTGCCAAGGAAGCCGAGAGCGGCCGGCCATTTGTCGGCAACTCGGGAAGACTGCTGAATAAATATTTGCAGAAGGCGGATATTCTCCGCGAGAACGTCTATGTGACAAACGTCATCAAAGTAAGGCCGCCCGGCAACCGGAAGCCGAAAATATCGGAGGTTACCGAAGCGCTGCCGATCTTGCTGCGGCAAATCGAATTGATCGGTCCGGCCATCATCGTATGTCTGGGAAGCATAGCCGTACAGGCGCTTGTCGACCGCAAAGCGAAAATTACGGAAATACGCGGAACGTGGGTAGAAAAGGACGGTATTCGGATTATGCCCACCTACCATCCGTCCGCCGTATTTCGCGACGAACAGAAAAGAGAGCTTCTGAAGCAGGATATCTTCTCCGCCGCAGATGCCTTGAAAAAGCTGGAGCCATGACCGTTAGCAGTCTTTTATGGCTCCTTGCGATCTTCTTGCGACTTTTAATTCGGATCACCTTCCCCGCTAGGAGGGCTTCTTCTTTTCTACGCCTTCGACATATAACATCTCATGGCAGAGTTCGCAGATGTAGATAACGAGCTTTCACATCCCGGGGCTTTTTTGCTTATCAGCCATCCTCCGCTTCCCATTCTTTATGGAATTGCTCCAAATATTCGACCATCACGCGATGCCGCTCCATGGCAAGAGCTTTGCCGCTGTCTGTATTCATAAGGTCTTTTAATCTCAATAGCTTCTCATGGAAATGATTGATCGCGGTGCCCCTGTGGCTCCGGTATTCCTCTTCCGACCGGAATGACGCCGGAGGCTCCTCCGGCTCATGAATCCGATGGCCGGCCCAGCCGGCATAGGCGAACGCGCGCGCAATCCCGATCGCTCCCATCGCGTCGAGCCGATCGGCGTCCTGTACGATCCGTCCCTCCAACGTCTTCATCGGCGATTGATGCCCGCCGCTGTAAGACAGGTTCGATACGATATCCATGACATGGGATACCGCAGCCGCGTCGGCGCCATTCGCCACAAGCCATTCCTTCACCTTAGCGCAGCCGGCCTCCTTCGTCGGATTGAACTTGGCGTCCGCCACATCATGGAGCAACGCGGCCAGCTCGCATACCCCGGCATCCGCCCCTTCTTCCTTCGCAATCCGGACCGCCAATCGCCGGACGCGATGAATATGCCACCAATCGTGGCCGCTGCTGTCGGACTCCACCTGCTCGCGCACATACGCTTCAGCGCGCGCGATCAGTTCCTGACGCGCATTCAATCGCTATCCCTCCCTGCAAATTGGACCGATGTCTCTACACATCGGCAGCGGCTAGCTATACTGCGTCCGAATATCCATCCACCCGGCTGAGGCCGGATGACGAAGCGCTTCCAGCACGACCTGAGCATCATATCCGTCCTGGAATGAAAAATAATGAGCCTGCTTGCCCTGGATCGCATGGATCACCTGTCTTAGCACCGGCAGCGTATCGGTCGAATCTCCGACCTGAATCAGCTCCAGCGGTTGACCCACCGCACCCGCATACAGCTGATCCCAGTTCTCCAACGCAATTGTTCCCTCTGTCCCGTACAGGATGAGAGAGACCCGTTCTTCCCCCGCGAACCCGGCAATTCCGCTCACGTGAACCGGAATTCCGCTGTCCAGGCGCAGCCCTGCACGGATTCCCGTCTCGCAGTTCCCGCTCTCGGCCGGCAGCTCCAGCTCGCTCTGCACATGCGTAATGCGGCCAAACAGCTTCTGAATGACATGAATCCAGTGGACGCCAACCTCCAGCACGAAGCCGCCCTGCTGCCGTGTCCCAATCCATGAGTTATGCTGCCATGCCCGCGGCCATTGCGGAAACTGCAGAAGCAGATCGAGCTTCCGGATCTCGCCGATCGCGTTTTCCGCCAACATGTGCCTTACCCGCTCCACCGGCGCTTCATGCGGCATCGAGAAATGAATGGCGTGCAAGACCTGCGCCTCGCGTGCTTGCCGCAGGAGCTCCTTCGCTTCGTTCACGCTGTTCGCCAGCGGCTTCTCGCAGAAAACATGTATCTTCCTGCGAAGCGCTTCCATGGCAATATCATAGTGGAACGCGGGAGGCACGGAGATATACGCCAGATCGAGCTTCGTCTCCTCTAGCAGCGCCGCGTAGTCCGAGTACCATGCCGCATGCGGGAAGCTGTCTCGATAAGTATTTTGGAATTGATCGCGGGCGTGCCCGTTCGCTTCGCAGATGGCCGCAACCTCTATCGCTTGCGCGAATTCCGGCTGAGCCGCCAGACGAAGCATATATTGTCCCATATGGCCCAGTCCGAAGACCGCCATTCTGATTTTGTTGCTGTTCATTGTTCTCTCTCCCTATTGCACTGCGCACTTATCTATAAACCCGGCCAGCCATATGGCTTCCCGATATGGCGAATCAAGTCGCCTGTCAGCGCCTTGTCCTGCGGCTTGCCCGGATCGGAATTGGTCATGACGACGATTCCGCTACGCAAGCGCGGGTAAGCCAGCAGCTTGCACTGGAAGCCGATTCCCCAGCCTTGGGAGACGACAAGCGGTTCTCCTTCGGCAGACGGAACGAATACCCCCAGCCCAGCCTCTTCGGCGCAGCCGCTGCCCGCCATCATCTGCCGGGCCATCTCCGGCCGCAGAATCGAGGCCGCGTCCCCGTTCCAGGCGGCCATCACCTCCAGAGCCAGCAGAGCGAGCTCCGTTGGCGTCGACCACAGGCCGGCGGCGGCCAGGCACGGGTAATACGCCCGTGAACGGTCTACCACTCGGCCATCTTGGTGATGTCCGGACGAGGCGCTTGCTTTCGCCTTGATTTCTTCCGCGCGTCCGATTTTCGAATCATAATAATTCCAGTAAAAGGTTCGCTTCAAGCCTAACGGCGCCATGACGAGCCGCTCCATCGCAACGGCAAAAGTCTCTCCGGTCACATCCTCGATAAGCTGCTCGATGACGCAGTAACCGGCGTCCGAATAAGCGTATCGGGTCCCCGGCACCTTCTGGATATGTACAGGCTCGGAATGATACGGGGTAGCGCCCGCCAATATCTCCCTCACGGCAGGCAACGGATCCGTCGTCCGGTAAATGCCGAAGCTTCCCGGCGGATCCACGATCCCGGACTGATGCGCGAGCAGATGACGCAGCGTGACGTTCACGTTTGCCGTATAGGGACTGTCCGGAAGCCGCCACGTCCGCAAATAACGGTTCGCTTCCGTGTCCAGTTCCAGGACCCCCGCCTGCACGAGGCGAAGAACGCCAACCGCCGTAACCATTTTGCTCATGGAACAGGCATGGAACAAGCTGTTCGCCGTCACCTTGCGCCCCGAACCGGCTTCCAGCTCCCCGCAGCCGCCGCTCCACTCCAACCGCCCGTTACAGATTAGGGCGATGCTCGCGCCCGGCACCCGGTGCTGTCTCCTCAGTGCCTCAATCCCATTGTCGTCCCTGTCGATGATGCGCTTCATGAACTCAGCTCCCATTCATCTCGGAATGCAATGCGTCGCGCCTCCTGGCGAATGACCGCCTCGCTATGCCTTCGCAGGGATGAACTGTGCCTTCCCGAGGCAAGCGTTCCGCCATAGCCGCCCATTGCCTTGAAACTGACGATATGCGGCGGCTTTACTTCCAGACCTGCCCCAGCTTGTCGGCATAAAAGGCAATCGCCCGGCTATAGGCGCGAATGCCTTCATCTTCCGAAGTCTCCGCCAGCGCGGTCAACAGCAGTTGCATCGCCTCCGCATGCTCGCCAAGGTTATGCAGGGCCATCGCGTAAAATACGCCAAATTCCTTGCGCTCAGGATATTCGCGCATGCCCTGTCCGAGCGTCTCCTTCGCCTCGGCGTACCGCCCCAGCGTGCGGTAAGTGCTGCCCAAGCCAAGCAGGGCTGCGGCGCGGTATTCATCGTTGAGCGGACAGCGCAGCGCCTGTTCATAATACGGGACGGCCTCCCGTTCCCGGCCAAGATTGTCATGCGCCCAAGCGAGCTGGCATAGAATTTCCCCACTGTTCGGGTCTTGCTCCAGCAATCCCGCCAACAGCGGAATCGCTTCTTCCGCCCGACCGGCCGCTCTCAAATCGATAGCACGCTTCAGCGCGTCATTCATCGGTCGTTCGTCCTTTCATCCTATATCGCACATCGTCGCGCGCTCATACATTATACCACCTTCTTCCACCCCAGTCAGGCTGTTCTTCTCCCCTTTGCTTCACTATCCCTTCGAGTCAGAAGCGTCTCCGTCCTCCGTTTCTTTGGGCCAATATCCCCTTCCGTCAGAAGCGTTACCACCCTCCGTCTCTTTGGGCTGATATACCCTTCCGTCAGTTCGTTCTAATCTACCGCGATCCTTTCACTAGGCAGTGTCCCTTTCCCCTCTAACTCGGCCATTCACTCAATCCGCTCTCGTCACGGGCGGCAAGACCAAGATAAAGATACTGAGCCGCAGAAAGAATGATGCCAAGTAGCTTCGCATGGACATGTTCTCTGCTCCCTGACCGAATGGGAGAGTGTTGTGCATATACGGGTTCCTGACTAGATAGGAGAATGGTTAAAAGACTTTGCATGTTACCGTTCCTGACCAAGTGGGAGAATGGTGTAAAGGAGTTCTGCATATTTCCGTTCCTGACCGAAGGGGAGAGTGCAGGTAAGGAGCACTACCCCTAACCTATATGTACTCCCAGGCAGCGAAAAAAGCCCGATGCACAAGCATGCATCAGGCTGACAGTCAAGCCGGGCCAAGTCAAGCCGTGTTCAAGCGGAAGCGGCTTTGCCCTATTCCTTAATGGCGCCGATCATGACGCCCTTGACGAAGTATTTTTGCAGGATAAGGCGCGCCGACTAGCTCGAACTCCGGATGGGAGCCCTTCATCAGATTCGTGTACCGTCCGACCCCCGAACCATTATACGTGACGAGCGAGCCCAGCACATTGCTCGTCATCTTCGCATCCTGCAGCTTGCCGTCGGTCGTGGCGTAATCTTTATCCAGCAATCCTTCCTTATACCAGCGGTTCAGCATCGTCAAGTAATCCTTGTATTCCGGCTGAATCGGCCCGTACCGGATCTCGTCGCCTTCCCGGTAGAAGCCGTCGGTAATGCCGAACGCGCCCACGAACGCGACATTAATATCCCGCAGCAGGAACGGGATTTCATCCTTCTTCCCGTTGCCGTTCGGATCGCCGTCCCGGAAGGCGACGAGCATCTTCTCCCACTCCTCGATTGTCGCCGGCACCGGCAGGCCGAGCTTGTCGAGCCAATCCTTCCGAATCGTCGGCCCCATGAACGTCAGCAGCTCTTCATCCGGGCGCAGGAACGGAAAGACGTAAATATTTCCTTCATCGGTCGTGACCGGCTTTTTCAGATCGGGCCGCGCCTCCAGCACCGCCTTCAGATTCGGGGCATGCTGGTCGATCAGCTCATTCAAGCGGAGAATGCGCTTCTCCTTAATCGCTTGATCCGGCCCCTTCGCGACGCCTCCCCATGTGTACTCGATGACATCCGGCAGCTTGCCGGAAGCGAGCATCAGATTGAATTGATCGGCTTCCTGCCCGGCGGGCGGGTGCTGGAACGTGACCTTCGTTCCGGTCCGCTTCTCCAGCTCCTGATACGCCCCCATCTCGCTGAAGCTCTTCATGACGGTGCCGGCATTCCCGATCGGGGCCCAGTACGTCAAGGATGCGGGATACGGCACTTCACCCGCCGGCGTATCGGCCCCTGGCTCCGCCGCCTGCTCCGTCTTCCCGCTGCATGCGGCCAGCATCCCCGTCAGCATCACGAGAGACAGCAGCGTCAGAATCGTACGTCGCCATAATAATTGTTGCATGACAAGACCTCCCATCGAATGTGGTATTCCATTTCGGTGATTGGCGAAAGCCTGCTTCCACTATAGCGATCCGTTCAGCGGACGGTAAGTAAACGTTTTCAATATTGGTTAGCGGATGGTACGATTCCGGGTATACCGTTGTTAAGATCGGTTAACCGTTCTTCCGATCGTCTTGTCCGGCCAGCATCTCGCGGTATTTGCCGGGCGTGACGCCCTCGTGCTTTTTGAAGAAACGCAGGAAGCCGACATCGCTCGCATAGCCGACCCGCTGCGCGATGTCCGAGATCGTCAGCCTGCTGTCCGCGAGCAATTGCTTCGCCTCCTCGACCCGCAGCTTGGCGATATATTCGGTGATGTTGCGTCCGCCGTATTTTTTGAAGCAAGCGGAGATGTAAGGCGAGGTCATCTCGAACTCGTCCGCCATGACGTTCAGGCTGAAGTTCGGGTCCCGGTAATTCGCCTCGATATAGGCCGTCATTTTGCGGAGCAGCCGTTCATGATAATCGCTGCGTCCTCTCCATATGTACTGGCAGAGCGTATTATACTGCCGCATAATCCGCTCCTGCATCTCCTCTCCGGCCACGGGCCGCGCGGTCAGTCCCACCGGGTCGATCGGCGAGCCGAACACCTCCCGATCATCGACTTGAATGCTGTTCGTGATTTTCATTAATGTCGTTAATAACTCGATCGTCAAGCAGCGGATCCGATCCGGAGTCACCTGCTCCCGCTGCCAATTCAGCTCGAAAATATGCTGCAGCAGCTTCGCCGTCTGTTCCGCGTCGCCGCTCTTGACGACGTTCATCAGCTGAATTTCCGTCTCGATCGGATAGTGATAATGCGGAGATTGGGCCGCGTCAATCTGTTCATACATCATCGTCGATTCCGTCCCGTGCACGATCCGGTAATCGAGCGCCATC includes these proteins:
- a CDS encoding uracil-DNA glycosylase, with the protein product MISGSVLPEELQAIGNLDALHAICERVFVPEPGERLVFGEGPEHARLFLLGEAPGAKEAESGRPFVGNSGRLLNKYLQKADILRENVYVTNVIKVRPPGNRKPKISEVTEALPILLRQIELIGPAIIVCLGSIAVQALVDRKAKITEIRGTWVEKDGIRIMPTYHPSAVFRDEQKRELLKQDIFSAADALKKLEP
- a CDS encoding DUF72 domain-containing protein; the encoded protein is MLLIGTAGYSYEDWNGVYYPEGLDKKERLSFYAREFPFTEVNSSFYAMPNRFMLYHMREKTPDHFQFVIKAYRGMTHKREDNEQHFHDFKEALKPLIEVGKLGCVLAQFPTSFRNRDENRDYLKEFKELMGDIPVVVEFRHEEWIDERIFDLLEEEQLGYVCVDEPQFKTLVPPIIRATGPIGYIRFHGRNYKKWWHHKETHERYDYLYNENELADWVPNIRKLAERTEKTFVSMNNHYRAQAVINGRMLRDMLKEEVVPT
- a CDS encoding HD domain-containing protein yields the protein MNARQELIARAEAYVREQVESDSSGHDWWHIHRVRRLAVRIAKEEGADAGVCELAALLHDVADAKFNPTKEAGCAKVKEWLVANGADAAAVSHVMDIVSNLSYSGGHQSPMKTLEGRIVQDADRLDAMGAIGIARAFAYAGWAGHRIHEPEEPPASFRSEEEYRSHRGTAINHFHEKLLRLKDLMNTDSGKALAMERHRVMVEYLEQFHKEWEAEDG
- a CDS encoding extracellular solute-binding protein, with the protein product MQQLLWRRTILTLLSLVMLTGMLAACSGKTEQAAEPGADTPAGEVPYPASLTYWAPIGNAGTVMKSFSEMGAYQELEKRTGTKVTFQHPPAGQEADQFNLMLASGKLPDVIEYTWGGVAKGPDQAIKEKRILRLNELIDQHAPNLKAVLEARPDLKKPVTTDEGNIYVFPFLRPDEELLTFMGPTIRKDWLDKLGLPVPATIEEWEKMLVAFRDGDPNGNGKKDEIPFLLRDINVAFVGAFGITDGFYREGDEIRYGPIQPEYKDYLTMLNRWYKEGLLDKDYATTDGKLQDAKMTSNVLGSLVTYNGSGVGRYTNLMKGSHPEFELVGAPYPAKILRQGRHDRRH
- a CDS encoding serine hydrolase domain-containing protein — translated: MKRIIDRDDNGIEALRRQHRVPGASIALICNGRLEWSGGCGELEAGSGRKVTANSLFHACSMSKMVTAVGVLRLVQAGVLELDTEANRYLRTWRLPDSPYTANVNVTLRHLLAHQSGIVDPPGSFGIYRTTDPLPAVREILAGATPYHSEPVHIQKVPGTRYAYSDAGYCVIEQLIEDVTGETFAVAMERLVMAPLGLKRTFYWNYYDSKIGRAEEIKAKASASSGHHQDGRVVDRSRAYYPCLAAAGLWSTPTELALLALEVMAAWNGDAASILRPEMARQMMAGSGCAEEAGLGVFVPSAEGEPLVVSQGWGIGFQCKLLAYPRLRSGIVVMTNSDPGKPQDKALTGDLIRHIGKPYGWPGL
- a CDS encoding tetratricopeptide repeat protein, giving the protein MNDALKRAIDLRAAGRAEEAIPLLAGLLEQDPNSGEILCQLAWAHDNLGREREAVPYYEQALRCPLNDEYRAAALLGLGSTYRTLGRYAEAKETLGQGMREYPERKEFGVFYAMALHNLGEHAEAMQLLLTALAETSEDEGIRAYSRAIAFYADKLGQVWK
- a CDS encoding Gfo/Idh/MocA family protein codes for the protein MNSNKIRMAVFGLGHMGQYMLRLAAQPEFAQAIEVAAICEANGHARDQFQNTYRDSFPHAAWYSDYAALLEETKLDLAYISVPPAFHYDIAMEALRRKIHVFCEKPLANSVNEAKELLRQAREAQVLHAIHFSMPHEAPVERVRHMLAENAIGEIRKLDLLLQFPQWPRAWQHNSWIGTRQQGGFVLEVGVHWIHVIQKLFGRITHVQSELELPAESGNCETGIRAGLRLDSGIPVHVSGIAGFAGEERVSLILYGTEGTIALENWDQLYAGAVGQPLELIQVGDSTDTLPVLRQVIHAIQGKQAHYFSFQDGYDAQVVLEALRHPASAGWMDIRTQYS